Sequence from the Penaeus vannamei isolate JL-2024 chromosome 25, ASM4276789v1, whole genome shotgun sequence genome:
ctcccccccccctttcctcaaaatcccccttccctctctcccttgcctcctaaccgcccttccttcctcccttcccttctccccctccctctctccttctctcctaggCCTCCTAACcgccgtctcctctccccccccccctttcttcaaagtcccccttccctctctctctctctgcattgccTCCTAAttgcccttccttcctgccttcccttcctcctcctctccccgccctcctaaCCGCCGGTTCCTCTCCTCCTGCAGGTCTCCCTCCTCATCGTCGCGCTCGCCGCCGTGGCCTCCGCCGCCCGCCTCCGCCACCAGTCCTCCTCGGCGCCCACGAGTCTCTACGTCCACACCCAAGAGGAGGAAAACCCTTCTTACTCGACCTCCTACTCCGTGGCCAACGATGACACGCACGACCACAAAGTCGTCGAGGAGTCCCTGATGGATTCCGTGACGAGGGGCTCCTACCAGTACCTCAGACCCGACGGCGTCCTGCAGGTGGTGAGGTACGTGGTCACCAAGGACGGAGGATaccaggcggaggtggaggagctcCCCGGCCCTGGATTATCCGCCGAACAGAAAACGCCGACTCAGTCCTATGCAGCCCCAGAGGTCAAGGTGCAACAACCAACTCAGTCCTATGCGGCCCCAGAAGTCAAGGTGCAACAACCAACTCAGTCCTACGCGGCCCCAGAAGTCAAGGTGCAACAACCAACTCAGTCCTACGCGGCCCCAGAAATCAAGGTGGAACAGCCAACTCAGTCTTACGCGGCCCCAGAAGTTAAGGTGCAACCAATTCAGTCCTACGCGGCCCCAGAAATCAAGGTGGAACAGCCAACTCAGTCCTACGCAGCCCCAGAAATCAAGGTGGAACAGCCAACTCAGTCCTACGCAGCCCCAGAAATCAAGGTGGAACAGCCAACACTGTCGTACTCTGTTCCAGAAATCAAGATAGAAGAACCAACACAGTCTTACATTGCCCCAGAAGAGCCCGTACAGACCTACATTGCCCCAGAAGAGCCCGTACAGACCTACATTGCCCCAGAAATCAAGATCGAAGAACCAACTCTAACTTACATTGCCCCAGAAGAGCCCGTACAGACCTACATTGCCCCAGAAATCAAGATCGAAGAACCAACTCTAACTTACATTGCCCCAGAAGAGCCCGTACAGACCTACATTGCCCCAGAAGAGCCCGTACAGACCTACATTGCCCCAGAAATTAAGATCGAAGAACCAACTCTAACTTACATTGCCCCAGAAGAGCCCGTACAGACCTACATTGCCCCAGAAGAGCCCGTACAGACCTACATTGCCCCAGAAGAACCCGTACAGACCTACATTGCCCCAGAAATCAAGATCGAAGAACCAACTCTAACTTACATTGCCCCAGAAGAGCCCGTACAGACCTACATTGCCCCAGAAATCAAGATCGAAGAACCAACTATAACTTACATTGCCCCAGAAGAGCCCGTACAGACCTACATTGCCCCAGAAGAGCCCGTACAGACCTACATTGCCCCAGAGATCAAGATCGAAGAACCAACTATAACTTACATTGCCCCAGAAGAGCCCGTACAGACCTACATTGCCCCAGAAATCAAGATCGAAGAGCCAACTCTGTCGTACATCGCTCCAGAAGAACCAGCTCAGTTATACATCGTTCCAGACACAAAAGAAGAGCCAGTCGTCCAGCTCTATGAAGCTCCTGAAGAGACCCCGATCCTGGTCTACGAAGCCCCCGAAGAGACCCCCACCCAGGTTTACGGAGTCCCAGAAGAGACCCCCACCCAGGTTTACGGAGTCCCAGAAGAGACCCCCACCCAGGTCTACGGAGTCCCAGAAGAGACCCCCACCCTGGTCTACGGAGTCCCAGAAGAAACCCCCACCCAGGTCTACGGAGTCCCAGAAGAGACCCCCACCCTGGTCTACGAAGCCCCAGTGATCAAGCTCGAGGAACCCGCCTCCCTGTACGAAGTCCCAAGCGAGGCCCCGGTCCTGTCCTACGAGACCCCGGACATCAGCACGATCCCTCTCTCCAGCCCCGTCTTCGCAGTCTTCGACGTCTCGGAAGACACCCACGTCGAGCATGCCCATGACCACGGACAGGACCATGCCACTGCCCACGATCACGGCCACGGGCACGAACATAGCCACGGACATGACCACGGCCACGCTCAAGTCCACCACGCTCCCAGTCACGCCTACGCCCACGCCCCAGCTCCCCAGCGCCCGATCCCCgtgcccttctccttccccgtggCGCCGCTGGGCCTGCACTTCCCCGCCCCCCCTAGTCGCCCCAGCTACCCCGTCATCCGCCAGCCACCAGTGCGAAAGCCCTCTGGATTCTCCCTCAGCTTCTTCGACAAGTTCAGACTCCCCTTCCTGCAGGGATTCAAGCTCCCCTCCTATAAGGCGTTCAAGCTCCCCTTCCAGTAAAGGTTTCCGATTCCCTATAGTTCGCAGATTCCCTGAGCTCAGTCTCCTGGTCGAGATGTGAGCGGCTTAGAATGCTCCTTAACTTCATGTTAATTTATGTTATTTAATTTTGAAGTTAGCGTGTTGTTTGTACaatatttgcgtgtgttttatatagagtttatgtattttttacaaataaatatatgcaaaaaacAAAGTGTTTATCTTAAATCATATGAAAATAGAACAGAAACATATCCCAGACAGATCAAAATTCTGagatgttataaaaaaaaatgtaatttcaaTTACTCTCTGATACCAGACATAATGCCTTAAATCCAAGTACTAGTGCAATGTAGTATACCATACCAAAACACTCACTATGAACATTAATCAATATCAAACAGTTCTATGAATTATTTGATTGTAGCAGACGATATTTTTTTATAGTACaactacacacgcatatatatgtatatatatatatatatatatatatatatatatatatatatatatatatgtatatatatgtatacatgtggatatatatatatatatatatatatatatatatatatatatatatatatatatatatatatatatatatatatatatacatgcacacacacacacacacacacacacacacacacatatatatatatatatatatatatatatatatatatatatatatatatatatatatatatatatatatatatatatatatatatatatatatatatatatatatatatatatatacatatgtatatatatatatatgtatatatatatacatatatatacacacatacatacatttatgtatatattgatagatagatagatagatagatacacatacatacgcacacaaacacacacacacatctggctatctatttatctatgtatgtatatacgtaaatatatatatatatatatatatatatatatatatatatatatatatatatatatatgcacatacatattcatatatacattcatataagcatacatacatgtacacacacacacacacacacacacacacacacacacacacaaacacacacacaaacacccacaaacacacacacatgcaaacacacacgtaaacacacacacacacatacaaacatacacatatgtgtatatatatatatatatatatatatatatatatatatatatatatatatatatatatatatatatatgtatgtatgtatatacatatatgatatatacatatatatatatatatacatatatatacatatatatatatatctatatatatacatatatatatatctatatatatgtatatatatacatatatatatatatatatatatacatatacatatatatatatacatatatatatatatatatatacatatatat
This genomic interval carries:
- the LOC113823454 gene encoding zonadhesin; translated protein: MKVSLLIVALAAVASAARLRHQSSSAPTSLYVHTQEEENPSYSTSYSVANDDTHDHKVVEESLMDSVTRGSYQYLRPDGVLQVVRYVVTKDGGYQAEVEELPGPGLSAEQKTPTQSYAAPEVKVQQPTQSYAAPEVKVQQPTQSYAAPEVKVQQPTQSYAAPEIKVEQPTQSYAAPEVKVQPIQSYAAPEIKVEQPTQSYAAPEIKVEQPTQSYAAPEIKVEQPTLSYSVPEIKIEEPTQSYIAPEEPVQTYIAPEEPVQTYIAPEIKIEEPTLTYIAPEEPVQTYIAPEIKIEEPTLTYIAPEEPVQTYIAPEEPVQTYIAPEIKIEEPTLTYIAPEEPVQTYIAPEEPVQTYIAPEEPVQTYIAPEIKIEEPTLTYIAPEEPVQTYIAPEIKIEEPTITYIAPEEPVQTYIAPEEPVQTYIAPEIKIEEPTITYIAPEEPVQTYIAPEIKIEEPTLSYIAPEEPAQLYIVPDTKEEPVVQLYEAPEETPILVYEAPEETPTQVYGVPEETPTQVYGVPEETPTQVYGVPEETPTLVYGVPEETPTQVYGVPEETPTLVYEAPVIKLEEPASLYEVPSEAPVLSYETPDISTIPLSSPVFAVFDVSEDTHVEHAHDHGQDHATAHDHGHGHEHSHGHDHGHAQVHHAPSHAYAHAPAPQRPIPVPFSFPVAPLGLHFPAPPSRPSYPVIRQPPVRKPSGFSLSFFDKFRLPFLQGFKLPSYKAFKLPFQ